The genomic DNA ATGTGATGGTCGATGGTAGATTTTAGATtatttagattagattacagAGTCAGAGTCACTGCAGTTGGGTTTTAGTTTACGTTTAAATTACAACAAATTCCTAAAGGAGTTTTCACAGAAATTGCACCGTTCTGTGGTCTATTTATATGTGTAACCCAGTCGTAAACTTGGGTATTATAGTGTAATGGGAATGGGGTGGGTTATGATTAATCTCTCTTACTCTCAAAAACGAGTCTCATGATTATTAAAGTAAACGCTTATTTACTTTAAATAGGCTAACTAACAGAGGACACCTGATTGCTGAACAAGgaaatatttatgtattttacataattaaaaggagctcaatatttgtaattttatttcatGACAGTGATTAAGACTAACGTTTATATTATTTAGCTAAATAATATTCCCAGAGGTTCTATGTAGTTagcctttttattactttattcttactgtttttgttAGTATTTTATTGGTCATTCAGGCATTCACGCGGTATAGTCAATAGTGATTGGCTTCAGGTATGAAACGTGAATATACACGTGACCGGATGAGAGACAGCAGAAGGTtctggaagttttttttttttctctctctctccgctggATCCGGGTGGAGCACGGGACGCTGGTGCGTTGAGAAGAGGAACAAAACGCTAGAAAGAGTAGAAAAGACAAGAAAACGGAGCGGGAGGCTCAGAGGAGAGGACCGCGGGCTGGGATGGTGGTGAGTGGAGAGACTGAGTAAAACGAAGCCGGAGACCTGTCTGACGGAGCTGGAGAGACGGAGCGGAGGCTGGACGTATGCTAGGCGGAACTGTCGGTTAATCGCAACGCACCTGAGGATCCGGACCAAAGTTTCCACGCTCTCAATGTTTTGCAAGACTAAACAGTCCTGCAACGTGTTTTTTTGTTTCGTTCAAATCGTCAACGTGAGTAAACTGGaacgtgtgtgaatgtgtgtgtgattgggCCCATCACTGCATTTTCTAAGACTGGTTTCAGGACACTTTgcggggtttttttttgttttgtttattgttaGAGTTTTCTGTGTATTCTCGATTGTTAGAAAAGGGCTAAGGAAGGGGAACTTTTAGAACATTTATTCTGGGGTAACAATTGTGGTTGGCACTATCGGGGTTTCCCGGCTAAAATTAAAACCAAAAACCATTATTTAATTGTTGGGGAAATCTTTTGGTTATTTActtttgtatgtttatatgtttaATATGGCGTTTTGAGGAAAGCTTTTATATTCTATTTGCCCAATTCTTGTGTTCAAATAAACTAGGGCGTTGccctattctattctattttcttTGCTGGAACGAAAACCATCTCTGGGTctcattattgttattgttaaaaGGTTTTGCAACTCATTAGTAACCTATTAGGTGCACCTTCGTGGTATCCATCTGAACTACACCGAACCCAAGCACCCCCATTCTCACATAAGTGACTCACAGAGTGGTTGTACGGGTGCTACATATGTTTAATTATTACATTGTTTGGTTGCATTCTGCAGTCTgctatttcttgataacagactgTTAAGTgtgctaagtataacacaccgttgccatgcatagcagagcgttaccatggacgcagttctggtCGGTTtggaggacagctatcaatccgctgaaagaaataatttatcagctgtggcaaaaagtggggaaaagggGAGCAAGTCCTGTCCTCCAATCCAGGCAATGACAGCAGATCTGGTGAGCGCCTATCGCTGCATCTTTATATAGGGTCTATGATCGCTACACAGTAATTTCAGCTGTAGGGACAACAACGTTAACTAGTTaacgttacattacattacatttgaccaaatacctcgatatcgataccgcaacgatattgtagtattgacaattggtgcttgcacaaaatatttacacaatgagatttttgataaataatcatcaataatgtggatataatgactaagtgggtaaaggcaaataatagagcagttacaacagtctggtaagttcagaaaatgacatcactttactgtagtgcagcctttaaaaccaggaaaagacacttatgtcatatcacgatattacgatatccaaaatctaagacgatatccagcctcatatcatgatattgatatcgatatattgcccagctctagttggAAATAAAGAAATCACACATACAACTATCTagtaaataaaacatatataggTTATATTACATCTTTCAGTAAaatataaagctaacaatgagaaaactaaaaagttgaaatgtatttattcatcttTTGTTTCTCTGGTGGTCAGCAACAGGAGTTTTAGTGCAGTACTACTTAAATATGTAAGTTTTATCTACGAAGAAACAAGaattttggtatttttcaacatcaacatttatttttggtcCTTGGTCTTCCATCCAGTTACATATTGGCCCTTCATATGAAATTATTTGGTCACCGCTGCTGTAGAACATTCTACCTTTAATGTCACTGTTCAAATTCTCTCAGCTCACctggcgcccatatatagaagtTTAAGCCAccgccctttgctgcatttcattCCCTATCTATCTCCCCTTTTATGActttagctgtcctgtcaaataatgGCCTAAAATGGCCTTCTTGTTTCTAGGCAGAAACTGTtttcttcatacacacacacacacacacacacacacacacacacacacacacacacacacacacacacacacacacacacccgccaAGGTCGGGGCCTCTATGTGGTGTAACTTCCTCTTCTGTTCTCGTAACTTTAACTCTCTTTGCTGTTTTTCTGCTCATCTGTCTGGTACGCAATGCACTTTTATGCCATATATatggtggccgacaggggcaaacgccctgcaacttaagaaaacacatgcatatTAAGAAAAAAACTTCAGTAATTCTACAACCcatgcgcagcattcagcagacgcgctgcaaatacacacaacacaaccaaatacataaacgcgctgcaaatatagaaacgatgcaaaaagaaaagcacacaaaccccgaaaaaagaagcaatgcaaaaagaaagagagagccgGTACACGTTCAAGCTTACGGTGTGCAACTGCTTTGAGATCAGAGACTGTAAATATATggtctatgtttgagatatgttttctctcgttttttTTGCTTGGCTCAGGTCACAGTTGAtactcaatcagcagagacgtgtctgtaaactcgtggtaataaaacatttaaatctgCATCAGCATTTAACGTTGATGTTTGTTTAAGCCATATTACATGAAGGGTTTAATTTTGAGGTCCAAAAGGCGCATCACTGAAGTGTAGGCCTCCTcaagtgtaatattgtgattatacaacaacgGTTACCCAGAAAATAAGTGATAATCAAtgtgtattcatattgtggagcaattcgctcattaatgaagttgtttttttaatttgcttgtgttttcttaAATTGCAGTTtgcctgtcggccaccgtacaaATAAGGCTTAAACTTCTGTGCGTCAGAGTTCACGCCCTTTTGCAACAAGCATAATGCAACTTTAACTGTCAGCAACTTTTTAACTGCCAATATTTCTACACGTTTAACCTGTGCTAGGGCTacgattttttcttttttgcttctGATATCAACTCACATTCAACTTGACATGAAAACTATTTTCATTTGCCTATTTGTCATCAAGACATTTTTTTATCCGATATACTGCACAAGAGCCTTTTGGAAGCCATTGTACTTGATGTAACACACACATGTTATTGTCCTGTATCTTTAGATGAAAATGAGTGCAGAGTTCATGGCCAATGGTCTTCTGTATCACTgcagtgagaaaaaaaactccatgAAAATATATGAATCCTACCAGAACTTAATAATGCTCAAACACTAACATATTAGGTCATCCAGGTAAAGGTCAGTGAAAACTTTATTTCCTCTACAGGCCAAAGATCATAAACATGTATGACATTGTTTGTGCTACAGTGAGAtgtatggtgaacagagagtGGGCAGTGGGGACTCTGGTGTGTGATTTCATCATGTTTACTGTATCGTTTGACAGTAATGAGCCCCGGCAGATCTTCTTTCTGTGTCAGCGCcatcaacaacagcagcagttaTTTCCATCTGTACCACAACACAAGACCAGACCCCAGACCCGCCGTGCGTAGACCTCTGAACCACTCTGAGGCTCCAACCAGCTTCACTAACAGGCCAATTAGCACACTCTGCATCATGGGAGGACACTCTGCTGTTGCCATGATTACTGTTTGCAGTGTTTGTGCTCCTGTGGAGTCCGTTTTGGTTTCGGCCCGTTGACCTCCGACCTCTGACCTCAGATCCAAAGAAGGGTTGCACACTTGGGAAAAATGTGTTTGGACTCGTATTGAAataataaaccaataaaaaaaCTCTACATCATGAAAAGATAAACTGCTGTTTCAGTGTAACAAATAAGTGCCAATTAAATAACCTATTATGTTCTAATATCAATTAATAAAGTACATCTAGTTTGGTACATCTGGGACTGAGAATATTAGTGTTGAACATTTCCCTTCACCCAGGGTTAATGCTTTTATCTTCTAAAGAGGCCTGTGCAGGCTGAGAGATTGTGTAATATCACTCTGAGCAGTAGCCTATGATCAAGCAAGTCAtgtattttgtactttttaagcAAACTTACCTTTTTCTTAAGACTTTCTTTTCAAATGTGTGCTGTGATTTCAATTGATGGAAATATTCAATAAATAACCAAAAacatgtttatctgtgtgtattttaacATCACAAAGTTAAGAGATGCAATTTCATTAGGAATAAAATCATTCCTCTAATAGTTGAGCATGTTTACAGTACAAAACTTGTCagtgaaaaacataaaataaaataaaaaatctttcaATAATCATCATCAGGGTCAAATGTTCATATTAATCGTGATTTTAGGTAACATCGTCCAGCCCTATAGCCCTGTTCTACATTACTTTACCAAAGATAAGACTTTTACATAAGCTACGTATTTTAGTCATTTGCAGTCCATAGATTAAAGGGTTAAAGATCGGTTGGCAGGTCAGAAAgtataatgacaaaataatacGCAACATCATGGGTACACTGCTCATATCAAACCTGCTCTGTACTATTTCAAAGAAACACCCAAAAGAGAAGTTGATCAGAGAAGCGAGGTGAGGTGTGCAGGTACTGACAGCTTTCTGTCTGGTCTGTTTAGAACcagaaaaacaaactttaaGAATCATCATGTAGGAGTAAAGATTGAGAATTATAAGACCAAATAATActgtaaacataaacacaagTCCATATATGTTATTGACGGTTGTGTCGAAGCATGCCAGTTTAACGATTGGGTAGTTGTCACAGTACACTTTTTGAATCGTGTTCCCACACAGCTGTAAGGGGACACTCAGAGACATCACGACAACAATGTGAAGTACACAGAATAACCATACGGACGCAATAAGCACAGCAACCTTGTTAGATGTCATACGAGTGTTATATTGCAGGGGATAACAGATAGCAAGGTATCTGTCATAAGACATGACTCCTAAGGTAAACAATTCTACATTTGCATAGACATGCAGAGAAAAAATCTGTATAAAACAAAGAGAAGCATAAacagtgtgaatgtcagagagGATCTGAACCAGAAGGAATGGAAACAACCCTGTACTACCATACAGTTCATTTACAAACAGGCTGCACAGAAAAAGGTACATAGGTTCATGTAAGCTTCTGTTCTTACAGATAACCACAATCAGCAATAGATTGGTACAAATTATTACAATATATAAAGACATCACAATCATGAAATATAAATACCTGAAAACCCCAGTGTCAAAAAAGGCACCGAGTTTGAAATATGAAACCTGAGTAGAGTTGATCATGATTATTCTTTTAGTTGTTAAAGTGATTGTTAACAGTGTTTAGTGGATAAACATGTAACAGAAATTATGCAACATTTTCCGGAAGCTTTTTTGTTAAAGACATcaacaatataaaaacacaccACAGTGTAACACAGGTTGAGATACTGGATAAATCTAACTGTGATATGCTCACTTTCTTCTATAGTCCCACTGTGACCCGCTACCAACTGAGCGGAGACACTGATTCTCCTTCTTTTATTCTTGAGCAGTCCGACGTCATCATCAAATAACACCCTGATTGTCTATTGATTGAAActattaaaattattattctaggggcgcctgggtagctcgcCTGGTTGAGCATCCATGGCACTTGGGTGTTACACGACAGTTCAGGTACTTTCGACGTCAGAGTTTTGCTTTACGCTCTTGTCCATGAAGTGTGCGCAAGCTCTGGCACAAATCAGTCAGTTGTtgggaaagaaaacaaatgtctCGTGTGGTGCTAACAAGCTAAAGTTAGCTGAATcgatgagctaacgttagcttgttagTGTCTATCAGGTCTGCTGACTTATTTATTGTGCAGATCTTTTGTCTGCGTTACGACTTGCATGACATTACGGAAGAAATCATGGGAAAAGTTGGCCCCAAAATGCAAAGTTTCCTCCAGGGCAGAGGGGGAGCATTAGAACTGGGCTGACTGCACTGGGCTGAGCCCGGCAGCCGCCCCTGCTACGGGGCTggtgatttcttttctttgttttttaccATTATTTTACCAATTATCAGCATTTCCGTCCTTATCCACCCATCCATGGGACAAAAGGAATATTGTAGAACACTTGGGAGGGACTTCTGGGAAGACTTAAGAGAGTTAAGATCAGGACACGTGGGAGGATTAAATACCCCATTAAAAACAATGAATTTGCGTCTATTCACGTCTTTGCATTGACTTAGCACTACGCAAAAAATTGGCTCTGCGTTTGGTGTGAACACAGCATTCGACACAACCAGTTTACCCCGCagcatttgtgtgcatgtgtctaaCTATAATACTTATTGCTCTAACAATTCAACAATCATCtaactttaacaaaacaaatttaTAAATCAAAACTGCTGGTGCCTTCTATTGTCTAGATGTTCATTTGAGTAATGATTTGGCATGGCACACTTTAATTCACTATGCATCCCACACCTGATTAAAGAAAATAGAATCTTGGGGTCCATTGTGGTTCTCATAACAGTCTGGAAATAGGCTTCTGGGGTGTTTTGTGGCTCTGGATCGCACAGGAGTTACTGTAGGAGGTTCTGTGGGAGAATGGGGTGAAGCAATCCCTTCTCTTGGTTTGTACacccaaagtgagagctgtatCTGGGTTCTCAGTAGTGAGTCGGACCTCCTACTGGGCCTCAGATCCAAAGAAGGATTGCACACTTGGGAAAAATGTGATTGTGATTGAAATAATAAACCAATAATAAACTTTACATCATGAAAAGTTACACTACTGTTTCAGTGTAACAAATGAGTGCTGTAGAATATTAGcagtcattgaggaagtggttaaAAGTACTCCGGGTGAACTCTGATGCACAAGAAGATTAAGCTTAAGTCTTTAACTATAGTTTACGCCTTATATGCATTGTGTATCAGAAAGAtaagcagaaaaaaaggaaagacagTTAAAGTTACAAGAATAGAAGAGGAACTTGCACCACACAGAGGCTCTgaccttggtgtgtgtgtgtgtgtgtgtgtgtgtgtgtgtgtgtgaagataaCAGTTTCTGCCTAGAAACAAGGAGACACCCCCTGTGAGGGGAGGATAAcagcttaaagtgcccatattatgaaaaaaacactttttctggtatttggggtgttattttgtgtctctggtgcttccacacacatacaaactttgaaaaaaatccatccatgctgttttgagtgagatacagtttctgaatgtgtcctgccttcagtctcctggtggcTGGTCGAACACGAAATGAGCTGGATAACGTAGAGCGTGGCTTGCTATTAGATTAACGCTAATGCTATACACTAGCATGGTACTCGtctctcaatagcaaagcactgctacaacacacacaagttcaccataatctacaaaagaactacttacatgcgccctcatttagaagtctcccagctaatcctgccttgtaactgactgaagttggagaaacagcctgtcttttacttcctatggagctagctagctgacatgatctacatctgagctactgagcgtATGCGAGtacaatcaaagatagtacagaagaagaagaagaaaagaggtctcactctgtagctaaaacagaaaccaggtgaaaagaggatctacagcagtgagagagagctgtgcagtacaacaaaaatatggtgttttttgaaaattaaaccatgtaaacctattctggtacaaccttaaaatacaattatgaacctgaaaatgagtataatatgggcgctttaagggaGAGAATAGATTGGAGCTCATTTGAACTGAGATCCTGGTGGACCGGGCTCTTACTTCatgtctgttgctagggaaacttagaCTCAAAGATTTAAGccacagctgtgttgtaactcttatgctggactcagtaaactttgcttaactgaactcttcgtctcagattgatcctttttttgtatacttAAGTCCAATATAAAGAAGGAATTAGATTAATTAAAGAACATTGTATTCTAATGTCAATTAATAAAGTACATCTGGTTTGGTACATCTGGTACTGAGAATATTAGTGTTGAACATTTCCCTTCACCCAGGGTTAATGCTTTTATCTTTTAAAGAGGCCTGTGGAGGCTGAGAGATTGTGTGATATCACTCTGAGCAGTAGCCTATGATCATCAACAGCTTCCTGCTGGTCAGCGTTATTGGTGGGGTTTCTTGGCCGTGCAAATTGTTTATTAGCGCCCTAGCACAAATGTGCTAGGCCCAATGGTGCCTAGAACGAAGTGTGATGGAGCTACTGTTTTTGTAcaaattattagggcccgagcacaaaatgcaaggccccaacggtgcctaTTACTGAAAGAGcgaggaacctattgtttttgtaaggtttattattattcccCCGTGTTACTcgcatttttgaggggcttagcatgctggaaaactcacaaaaatatGCACACGTCAGACATAACGAAAACTACAAAGTTCTGTAGTGATTGGGCTCGTGCGTTGCCACGGGGCTCCATAGCACCCCCTAACGAGCTCCATGATTCGAAAAAGAATGAGAAGTTAAGATATGAAgttttgagggaacataggtctcatcttgaagtCCATGgagcattttttgttttatttttccacCTGACAGGAAGTTGACCATTTTGGTTTTCGTGCGAAATTTTTCATTTTACGAACAGATGTTTTAGGACTTTAGGACTCACGAAAACTCTTTGATCTGAGTTCACATTTAGACTTGGGAGTGGTATGtttgctctatagcgccccctaattgtTTTTTGCCCTTGAGCACATTTTTTATGTCCTCAGTATATAcgaaaaactcacaaaaattggcgcccaCATCAAAACCTGGGAGCTTTGcgagactgtacagcgatttggaCCATACCTGTAACTCCTCATTTCCACCagatgcgtaacggctgcggaccggctccactgcgtgctccgccatcctcaatccagaggagtagaggggaaacaactctgtgctgtgttttcaaggtgtagtgcagggaaatatgatccgccgtgagcacggtgtattttattttgaaaattaaccggatatttattttgtttctgtgctcgacttcctgtcccgcactatctgccgtgtgctgaattgctgcggagctctccggcgtccggcaaaaatagaagctctggtatctgctgcggagggctgcgtgtcgccggagctgggacgcagtcggtgcgcagccgttctgcagccagtggaaatacacacattgactttaatggaaacctaatgactccgccgccgtttcGGAGCCGTTTCGCATCCTGTGGAAATCCACGGTAAGTGGGCTCCATTCCGCCCCCTAATACGTGGAAGGCTTTAATTTGGATTCCGATGTTCACGAAACTTTGCAAGTAATATCTgtggaccctcatgacaaaaagcTATCAAAAGAATTTGGATagttaaaaaaatgcaaaggtTATacaggaccaacttcctgtaggtggctgttgaaacaggaagttCCGTATCTTGGCCACAGTTATTTCGATGATCACGAAACTTGACACAGTTGTTGCTCATAGGGGTtgagcatccatgccaaattTGGAGtaaatcggccattagatggcgctgtttacatttttttatgagTTATGCAAGACCTATTTTTTCTTACTTCTCCTAGAGCgtaaaaatgtgcaatttatGGAGGACCGACTTCGTGGATGTGGCAGTCAAAACAGGAGGTGTTGCGTATCTCGGCAACAGTTATTCTGAATCATCTGCATAATGAATAATTCAGCAGACCTGAGAAACActaacaagctaacgttagctcatcgACTCAGCTAACTTTAGCTTGTTAGcgcagcacgttttcttaaagcAAAACTCTGATGTCAAAAGTTCCTGTACTGTCGTGTAACATCCAAGTCACACCAAAAGGAGTAAACTGTAACattaaacatacaaaaaaatgttaagCTTGATTAATGATTCTGCATTCAATCAATGCCGTAGGTACTTTCTTAGGTACAGTATGCATGGATACGGACCCTACGCTGTTGCCTGACGTGAACCTCCTAAGAAATGTAACTTCACATCACGGAGATGCAGGAGATGTTTAGTGACTGAAAAGCAGTCAGTGAAAGATTCAAACCAACTTATactacatgttttattttacaaCATTAGGGAAACATTTCAACCACATTAACATCACTGATAACACCACTATCGTCAGTGAATTtcattgactttttttctagTTATTCCAACTTTGTTAGAGAACACAGTAAATATTCTAAATTAGGGCTGGACAattaaatcaaaaagcaaatgaaaccaaaattcaagataaacctttattgtcattgcacagagACCCATACAATACAATTGTGAGTTCCACAACTGAAGGTGCATTAGATATAAAAGCAAGACAAATGATTAATagctaaaaacaaaaacgatTTAAGACATAAAACACTTAGGATGGGACGGATAAAATATTGCACATGATGTATGATTATTGTAATATTATTGCACTTGTTAAAATAAAGGCAAGTTATtggtttgtatgtttgttgagTGTCCTGATGGCCCATGGAGTCatcagtgttgtgttttttatgcTCCCGTAGCTCCTTCCAGCGGGAAGCAGTCTGAGCCGGTGATGTCCAGGGTAGAGGTGGTCCTGAATAACCAAAAGCAGCCGTTATAGATGAGTTAAGCCGACAAAACATAACCGTCATATGGCgccaacagttaagtttagtcGCCAAAACAACAAGGAAGTATTCAAACatccgtttcctgggtgaaagtcttacCAACTTTTCCTTGACACAAACTCCGCTCCCCCACTcaaaagccctgtgttttactTTTGACATGCCAATATTTCcaatcatttgttttgtttgcaaagACTTTCTTATCAAACGTGTGCTGTGATTTCAATTGTTGTTGTTCAATAAATAACCAAAAACATGTTCATCTGTGTGTTTCCTCTAAGTATTTTAACATCACAAAGTTAATATATGCACTCTTTCATTATGAATAAAATCATTCTTCTAATAGTTGAGCATGTTTACAGTTCAAACCtcatcagtgaaaaaaaaaaatcacatcacTGTCATTAATCATCATCAGGGTCAAATGTTCAATTAATCGTGACTTTAGGTAACATCGTCCAGCTCTATAGGCCTGTTCTACATTCTTTTACCAAAACCAAGACTTCTACATATGTTACGGATTTTGGATATTTTCAGTCCGTACATTACAGGATTGAAGAGCGGCTGGCACGTAAGCCAGTACAATGACAGAAAAATGCGTAACATGATGGGTAAACTGTTCATATTAAATCTCCCTTGCACTATTTCAAAGAAAGACCCAAAAGAAAAGTTTAGTAGGGAAAGAAGGTGAGGTGTGCAGGTACTGACAGCTTTCTGTCTGGTCTGTTTAGAACcagaaaaacacactttaaga from Perca fluviatilis chromosome 2, GENO_Pfluv_1.0, whole genome shotgun sequence includes the following:
- the LOC120544991 gene encoding olfactory receptor 4E2-like yields the protein MINSTQVSYFKLGAFFDTGVFRYLYFMIVMSLYIVIICTNLLLIVVICKNRSLHEPMYLFLCSLFVNELYGSTGLFPFLLVQILSDIHTVYASLCFIQIFSLHVYANVELFTLGVMSYDRYLAICYPLQYNTRMTSNKVAVLIASVWLFCVLHIVVVMSLSVPLQLCGNTIQKVYCDNYPIVKLACFDTTVNNIYGLVFMFTVLFGLIILNLYSYMMILKVCFSGSKQTRQKAVSTCTPHLASLINFSFGCFFEIVQSRFDMSSVPMMLRIILSLYFLTCQPIFNPLIYGLQMTKIRSLCKSLIFGKVM